The DNA window GGTAACAGTCTCTGTCACGAGAATGGCGTTGAGCGGATGAGTGTAAACGTAGAGCAAAGAGGTGGGAGAGAAAATTTGCAAGTAGTACAAAGTAGGAAAGAGACAAGTGAAAGGTGGCCAGTTGTGAATTGAGGATAGCATGATAACCAGCATAGAAGTAATCAAACTAGTGATTAAATAATCACATACTTCCATCGTAGGAATCCCTAAGAATGATATCGATCACGTAGTGAACGGTACATACACCGCTCCAAACCATCGATCTACTCTGCAGTGAACTTCTCACCTATTGCGCTACACTTTCAACAACGGCAGCCACACAAATTTCTTACTTTCGTGGTCTTTGTCTTTTATTCCTAATAACTTTCATAGCTGTTCTCATTCGCTTATAGTGAACACTAGCAAATTTTGGATCTCAAAGCCTGGAGGAAATCTGCAGAAGCAAAGCTCGTTTTTTGGAAATAGAAGGGTTGTAAACCTGAACTAGCCCAAAACTACATAGATGTTCGTGGCTTACATTACACACACCTCCATGACCGCAGAACAGCCCCAGATATccaagaaatcgaaaaactTCCCTCAAAATCCAACTCTTTACGTTGTTGGTCTGTCGAGTTTTGTCGGAAATTTGTCAtctatttcggagttttcCAACTATCCATGTTTTCTACCTTCGCTGTAATGATATACATTCCAgtaattctttgtttttagcaACTTGAACTGTTGTACTTCCCTTGACTATCGACAGACTGTGACCGTGTATAGACAGACTATAAAGCTATTGAGTTGACCATCAATAACTGAGCGTCCAAAACTACTCACTGTTGTATTGTGGCCTGCAAAACTCGGCTGATCCCGTTTCAATTCGagcaccttttttttgctttgcaaaATCGTTTGAACCTTGTCTGAACTTCAACTGAGTAATTTATTTCCGTTACATTATGAGACGATTTTAATCGTCAGACGAAAAGCTTTCCAATCTTTTAGGGAGTTGAGaaaggcagtttttttttttggatttgacGCAGTAATTTTCTTAGGGACTTGTCTAGAAACTCGTTAGTAGGGCAAGAAAATCAGGGTCCATgtaatttttcgatttctttaaGACTTGCCAGCTTTTTTATAGGGATCTAAATAACTTAACACTAAAAGCTCAACACTTCAAAACTCAAACAATTGTTTAGCCAGACGGAAACCAGTTTTCATATTTTGAGAGGCGACACgcacggaaaaaaatgaacactcCATATGTACCTAAAGGGTCCATTCTGGTTCTTGAAACCTGCACTTTAGCTGTAGGCTGAGAAGTTGCCGGTTTGTAAAATATGCAGTAAAAAAACCatttatcaattatttttaatgttgTAATTCCTTAAGAAAACCCCAGTCAATCATCTTCTTTCATTAAGCAGAATCAGAGTTGTACATCTACTCCCAATTCTATAAGGAGATGAGGATGTTTCTGTATAAATTTAGAAACCTTGATGTGTTGGAAAGCGTAACGCaaacatttttgcatttccacaaattttcattttcattttttttacaatccgCTTAGATTGCGCTGATAATGAGCAAAAGCTCACGACAAATTGGAATTTGCTCTGATAACAAACGCTAGGGTCCTAGATTAAGCTAGGACCAATGTAGTTCACCAAATctctttctcgaaaaaaaaccatctatGAAACCAGAGAAGGACTTCAAAACTAGATTAAATGCACAAATTTGTGGTTTTCAGTAAGCggttgtgaagaaaaaaggaattatttGCGTCAATCCATACGTCTTGGATATCGATCTCGTATGAAATGCGATAGAACGTCTCTGTCCTGAAATCCCTTCAAGTCTGACACGTAGACCAGGAGCGGAGGAGTAGAGCCAACAAACTGGTCGCTCATTGATTTCCATCGAATGGATCAAGAAAAGCTTTTCAACCAGAATTCATCGGTCACAAAGCACGATTAATTGAACGGCTTTTATTTACAAGAacatgtaagaaaaaaaaggtagtaAACTGGAGACAGTTCAGTACTTCTGAACGAACGTCTTCAGGTTCCTAACATTTCATGCTTGGTCGGTCAAAGGCAACTATGTCGAGAACACACGTAATCCGTGAGTCTAGTCTATGAGTCTTGCAGATTCAAGTCTTCTCctcttctatttctatttctatttttatttctacttctatttCTCTTCTAAACCATCATAGTTTTCAGTTTACCTATTCGCTATAATCGTCAGTGTTTGCACTGGTACAAGTCGCTATCAGAAGGAGagttgtgagttttttttctgagtttcttCATGAGAAGACTAAGGTTTCATGGTTACATTCGTGCTAAAtgtagatttgtttttttttgcccggatttttctcttcgatCGTGTTGAGCTCAGCCTTCAGTATTCTCCTCTGAACCATTGCTGTCAGTCTTCGGTTTTCAGTAATTATAcgaagtttttgaaagtatccattgaaattttgctcatttttaaCGGGTTCCAAATGAATGCTAAGTGCTGCTCGATATTATTCAGTACGAGACATGACTTCTGCTTTGTTCAACCACCGCAGTCGTCGTTTGAGCAGATGGAATGACTGCTAGGTGTGGATCGTAATTAAAAGGGAGCAGTATAAGgccggtttcttttttttctgttctcgtCTTCtccgttttctgtttttctt is part of the Necator americanus strain Aroian chromosome V, whole genome shotgun sequence genome and encodes:
- a CDS encoding hypothetical protein (NECATOR_CHRV.G17820.T1), with product MITSIEVIKLNMFLTFHAWSVKGNYVENTRNPLPIRYNRQCLHWYKSLSEGEFTRHDFCFVQPPQSSFEQME